Part of the Flavobacterium sp. KS-LB2 genome is shown below.
TCAATAGAACCATCAATATTCAGACGAACTATTTTATTTGCTAGAATTCCGTTATAGGTTACAAAATCACCACCTGCTATAATTTTTCCATCAGTTTGTAAAGCAAGAGCTGATACGCTAGCATTAAAACCTGAGCCAACGACAAATGTAGCATCACGACTTCCATCTGTATTTAACCTAATTATTTTACTGTTACTAATCCCATTGAAAGAATCAAATGAACCCGCTAAAACTATCTTCCCATCAGACTGAAATTGGACTTCTTCTACTACTCCATTAGCCGCGGATCCAGTGATAAAGCCAGCATCTAAATTTCCATTAGGTAAAATTCGGGATACTCGATTAGCTGTGATTCCATTGTATTTAGTAAAGCTACCTACAATAACCACGCTACCATTAGTTTGCAAAGCTAGTCCATACACTATTCCACTACTTGCAGCTACCAGAGTATTGAATGTAGTATCAATGGAGCCATCACTATTCAATCGAATTAATCGGTTTGCACTTATTCCATTAAAGGTTGTAAAGGAACCTCCTAAAATTATCTTGCCGTCTGGCTGTATTAAAGAACAATACACTTTACCATTAAAACTTGTGCCTAGATTAAATGAAGTATCTTTAGACCCATCTTGAAATAACCTACATAAATACGTAGTTATTGCACCGTTAAAATTCAAATAATCACCTCCTACAATCAATTTGCTATCTGTTTGCAAAGAGACCGTTCTAACAGTATTATCAAAACCGTCCCCTTGTAAACCATCATCATAAACATTAAATGTTGCATCTGATTTTCCTTGTTGAGAATATGCCTTATTATGAAACAAAAGGCCAAATAGTATCGCAAAGTAAATTACTGTTGTTTTCAAATTTGGATAGATTTTAAGCCGCTATTCTAAAATGAGACACCGCTCATAATTTCAGCGTAGATTAATAATATCTATAAATATAAAGACAATGATCGCTCCTCACAATACCCACATTTAGTGATATTTAGCCTGAAAAAAAATCGTTTTTAATTATATAAAAAATCCCATCCTGAACGAAACAAGGATGGGATTTTCAATACCGTTATGAAATCATTATATTATTTCTAATAAATGACTTTTTTAGAGATTATATTTCCGTTGGTCAATATCACTTTGATTATTACTATTTGTTTATTCAAAGTGCCATTTGAAATACTAAATTCATTACTGTTTACAGTTTCTTTATCAAAGACTTTCTTTCCAAGTAAATCAAAAACTGTGATTCGTTCTATACTTTCAGCTTCTGACTTTATTTTTAATTCATTTTTATCTTTAGAAATTAAAACCTGATTTCCTGTTTTATCAAAGTCATCAGTTCCCAGAGTTTTATCAGTATAACGAAGTACAAAACGATCGTTAAAAGACCCTGCTTTTGTTGAAAAATTATACGCTCCTTTATTAAGGTTTTTAATAGTATTGGTGGTTTTATCTTCAATAAAAACATCTTCAGAAACTAATATTCCATCCACTTGATCAATACTTATTGAAAAAGCACCCTCAATAGTTGAACTATACCCCAATACTATTTCATCGTTTTTATCAAATGGCAATGCTCTTCCTTGTATTGTCAAGTTTTTATTATCATTAATACTATAAAAATCTACAAACTCATTCCCATCAAAACTTTGTCCATCAAAAGCATTATCATACCCGTTAGTAGCATCAGTAATATATCCAACTAACATCTGTTTGAAAGCTCCTTGAGCATTAGTTAAATTAAGCCAAACACGATGTTTCTCGACTGAACTTGTTGTCTTTGATTTTGTATTATTCGTCTTGAAAAATTGAGAATTATTTACACCTAAAGTACCTCCAGAAACACGCATCTTGTTATTATATATGACATCTCCACCAGTTGCTTTACCCGTAGTGAAAAATCCTTGACCAGCAGCAATCTTACCATTAGGTTTATTTGATGTTTGTTCTACTGCCCCTACAAAATTACCAATTCTTGTTGCTGTTCCGCCAGTTAGATTATAAGTAGCATAATCATCAGACGAATAGGCATAAACTCCAGTCCCTGGATTACTAACACCAATACCTATTGCTGTATTATGAGTCCAAAAATAAAGGGTTCCTTCTAAAACCGAACTATTTGTTTTTAAAAACAAATCTGTATCTAAAGCGGATGGATAAGGATTACCTATAAGATTCGATGTTTCTCCTACTGAAGAAGGAATGGCAACATTAATGGGACCATTATTTGGAACCCCTTGAAAAGGAGCTTCATGAAACCCTGGAGGTGGCGTTGTGGCATAATAAGGACCTCTAATGATGTACCCTCGACCTACTGCCATTACATTAGCAGAATCTTCTTGATTCCAATCATCTGCAGCTGCGTTAAATGAATAAAAAAATTCAGAAGGGGTTTTAATAGAAACATTTTTCAAAATTTGCCCTGCAACCGGTGAAGACCAATAGGTATAATCTGTCTCTCTACTTGTAGAACTACTTCTCCTGTAAGTTATATTACCTGTATTATTAGCATTATCATTAATTTGTACCAAACTTGAATTGTTCTCGAAAGTTAAGGTTCCATTTACAGTAAGTTTATCTTGAAGTTTTAGTGTTATTCCAGAATTGACAGTTAAATTTGTACTGGCACTTACCGTGCAAGAACAAAGTTCCGTATTTGTCGTCAAAGAGATGGGTGCTGCTGTTGGCGCTGTAATAATACCCACTGTTAATAATGTAGGAGGACTTGACCAATTAACTCCGTCGGATGAAGTAGTCGTTACTATACTATTAACAATAACTGAAGCAGTAGGCGTTGATGTACAAGTGCCATTAGACACAGAGAAAGTATAACTAGCACCTTGAGCCAAGCCTGCAACAGTTGTAGTAGCACCTGAACCTATTAATCCAGTTAAACCGGCTGTTGCAGGATTTGCAGTTATTGTCCAAGTCCCTAACGGTAAACCGCTTAAAACTACACTACCCGTTGCTACTAAACAATCTGGATGTTTAATTGATTCTTTTACTGGTACAGCCGGTATAGCATTAACAACTACTGAGATTGTTTTTGAATTAGTAAATAAAGCGCTCCCAAAATAGGTTTCACACGTAAGCGTAACTGAGTAATTTCCTGACAAGCTCGCTGTAAAATTTGGATTTTGGGAAGAGCTTGTAGTAATAACATTATTTGGATCCTTGATTGACCAAGAATAATTTACTCCTGAAGTTGAACCTTCTGAAATTGTTTTTCCTGCTATTCCCGAATAAGAGCCAAATAAATTAATAGTGCTATTTTGACAAACTGGAGAAATTGAGCTAACATTAGCTACTAATGTACCACCAGATGTATTAACTTGATCGAATGTATATTCAGAATTACCTGCACCTTTACATACTGCAAATTTAACAGACCCTAAATAAACAGCAACATTGTTGTTACAAGTTCCATCATCATCAAATTTACCAGGAGCATTAATTAATATACTTGTATTTGACGGAAAACGTATTTCATTATTTCCTGAAAATTTAACTAAAGCTGATGCATTAATTTTCACGTTTAAAGTTAATACATTAATGTCAGCACCTACTGTTAAAACCCCAGAAGTCCCCTCTCCAACAACCAATGAAGAAAAATTATTTGGA
Proteins encoded:
- a CDS encoding T9SS sorting signal type C domain-containing protein, with the translated sequence MKILLPKPTFFSVVFLFLSLFFANILCAQITGDYRSVGIGNWTALSSWQYYNGTAWVTPSGTSPQGYPGQFAGTGTVTIRNGSNITINTSTPNNFSSLVVGEGTSGVLTVGADINVLTLNVKINASALVKFSGNNEIRFPSNTSILINAPGKFDDDGTCNNNVAVYLGSVKFAVCKGAGNSEYTFDQVNTSGGTLVANVSSISPVCQNSTINLFGSYSGIAGKTISEGSTSGVNYSWSIKDPNNVITTSSSQNPNFTASLSGNYSVTLTCETYFGSALFTNSKTISVVVNAIPAVPVKESIKHPDCLVATGSVVLSGLPLGTWTITANPATAGLTGLIGSGATTTVAGLAQGASYTFSVSNGTCTSTPTASVIVNSIVTTTSSDGVNWSSPPTLLTVGIITAPTAAPISLTTNTELCSCTVSASTNLTVNSGITLKLQDKLTVNGTLTFENNSSLVQINDNANNTGNITYRRSSSTSRETDYTYWSSPVAGQILKNVSIKTPSEFFYSFNAAADDWNQEDSANVMAVGRGYIIRGPYYATTPPPGFHEAPFQGVPNNGPINVAIPSSVGETSNLIGNPYPSALDTDLFLKTNSSVLEGTLYFWTHNTAIGIGVSNPGTGVYAYSSDDYATYNLTGGTATRIGNFVGAVEQTSNKPNGKIAAGQGFFTTGKATGGDVIYNNKMRVSGGTLGVNNSQFFKTNNTKSKTTSSVEKHRVWLNLTNAQGAFKQMLVGYITDATNGYDNAFDGQSFDGNEFVDFYSINDNKNLTIQGRALPFDKNDEIVLGYSSTIEGAFSISIDQVDGILVSEDVFIEDKTTNTIKNLNKGAYNFSTKAGSFNDRFVLRYTDKTLGTDDFDKTGNQVLISKDKNELKIKSEAESIERITVFDLLGKKVFDKETVNSNEFSISNGTLNKQIVIIKVILTNGNIISKKVIY